A stretch of Brassica rapa cultivar Chiifu-401-42 chromosome A08, CAAS_Brap_v3.01, whole genome shotgun sequence DNA encodes these proteins:
- the LOC103833498 gene encoding myrosinase MA1, producing the protein MKHIGLTLVFLLAVATCKADEEITCKETLSTCGHTDQFNSGSFEKDFIFGVASSAYQIEGGVGRGLNVWDGFTHRYPNKSGSDHGNGDTTCDSYSYWEKDIEALVELNATGYRFSIAWSRIIPRGKRSRGVNQEGVNYYRGLINRLVEKGITPFVTLFHWDLPQALQDEYEGFLDPQIINDFKDYADLCFQEFGANVTNWITINQLYTVPTRGYGFGSDAPGRCSRALDPTCYAGNSSTEPYIVAHHQLLAHATVVDLYRKNYKHQGGKIGPVMITRWFLPYDNNDPESKAATERMKEFFLGWFMGPLTNGAYPQIMIDTVGKRLPSFTPEESKLVKGSYDFLGLNYYVTQYVQPSPNHVDWANHTAMMDAGVTLTYRDINGHDIGPLFTEDKVDAAKNTYYYPEGISYVMDYFKTKYYNPLIYVTENGFSTPGDEPREAAKLDCKRIDYLCSHLYFLSKVIKENHVNVKGYFAWSLGDNYEFCKGFTVRFGLSYIDWNNITDRDLKQSGKWYKKFIITKDLPKKDFLRSSLTFEKKKKFADA; encoded by the exons ATGAAGCATATTGGGCTCACATTAGTTTTTCTTCTAGCTGTGGCGACTTGCAAAGCTGATGAAGAAATTACTTGCAAAGAAACACTGTCAACATGTGGTCATACTGATCAATTCAACAGTGGCAGTTTCGAAAAAGACTTCATCTTCGGCGTTGCATCTTCTGCTTACCAG ATAGAAGGTGGCGTAGGTCGTGGACTTAACGTTTGGGATGGCTTCACTCACCGATATCCAA ACAAGTCAGGGTCCGATCATGGAAATGGAGACACTACTTGTGACTCATATTCGTATTGGGAg AAAGATATAGAGGCGCTGGTCGAACTCAATGCTACTGGCTACAGATTTTCCATTGCGTGGTCAAGAATCATTCCAA GAGGAAAGAGGAGCAGGGGTGTAAACCAAGAAGGTGTTAACTACTACCGCGGACTCATAAATCGCCTCGTTGAGAAGGGCATAACTCCTTTTGTTACGCTCTTTCACTGGGACCTTCCTCAAGCACTACAAGATGAGTATGAAGGTTTCTTGGACCCCCAGATAAT AAATGATTTCAAAGATTACGCAGATCTATGTTTCCAAGAATTTGGTGCTAATGTAACGAACTGGATCACGATTAACCAGCTCTACACAGTGCCTACTAGAGGCTATGGATTTGGATCAGATGCACCCGGTCGATGTTCTCGAGCTCTTGACCCTACATGTTACGCCGGAAATTCTTCAACTGAACCCTATATTGTTGCACATCACCAGCTTCTGGCTCATGCCACGGTGGTCGATCTTTATAGGAAAAATTATAAG CATCAAGGAGGTAAGATTGGACCTGTGATGATAACTAGATGGTTTCTTCCGTATGATAACAATGATCCAGAAAGCAAAGCTGCAACCGAGAGGATGAAAGAATTCTTCTTGGGATG GTTCATGGGGCCGCTAACAAACGGAGCATACCCTCAAATCATGATAGACACTGTGGGTAAACGGCTTCCATCGTTCACTCCAGAAGAATCCAAACTCGTAAAGGGTTCATATGATTTTCTTGGTCTCAACTATTATGTCACTCAGTATGTCCAGCCAAGTCCTAATCATGTTGATTGGGCTAATCACACTGCCATGATGGACGCAGGCGTAACACTCACAT ATCGTGATATAAATGGTCATGACATTGGTCCACTG TTCACTGAAGACAAAGTTGATGCGGCCAAAAACACCTATTACTACCCAGAAGGCATTTCTTACGTAATGGACTATTTCAAAACCAAGTATTATAACCCGTTAATCTATGTAACCGAGAATG GATTCAGTACCCCGGGTGATGAACCCCGTGAGGCCGCTAAGTTAGATTGCAAGCGGATTGATTATCTCTGCAGTCATCTCTATTTTCTCAGTAAAGTAATCAA GGAGAACCATGTCAACGTAAAAGGATACTTTGCGTGGTCTCTTGGGGATAATTATGAATTCTGCAAAGGATTTACCGTCAGATTCGGACTCAGTTACATTGATTGGAATAATATCACTGATAGAGACCTCAAACAGTCTGGCAAATGGTATAAGAAGTTCATTATCACCAAGGACCTTCCCAAGAAAGATTTTCTCCGCTCCAGCCTCACCttcgagaagaagaagaagttcgCAGATGCATGA